The following proteins come from a genomic window of Gimesia chilikensis:
- a CDS encoding ABC transporter ATP-binding protein: MSEQVQQAPAGSATGTASENMIEAIGLSKFYGQFTATRDVTFSVPRGQVAAFLGPNGAGKSTTMKLLTGFLSPSEGQARVGGFDVSTHRIEASQKLGYLPENGPLYEEMTPLGFLKYVGGVRGMSSAELSNRLEFVMEKCDLSTVWKKPIRKLSRGFRQRVGMAQALLHDPDILILDEPTSGLDPNQNQSVRDLIRSLGKTKTILLSTHILQEVKAVCSRVILINQGSVVFDGPVDELGNSQEDMEERFHKLTHA, encoded by the coding sequence ATGTCGGAACAGGTTCAGCAAGCTCCTGCCGGGTCAGCGACGGGCACGGCTTCCGAAAACATGATCGAAGCGATCGGACTGAGTAAGTTCTATGGCCAGTTCACTGCAACCCGCGATGTGACATTCTCGGTCCCCCGTGGCCAGGTCGCAGCGTTCCTGGGACCCAATGGTGCAGGTAAATCGACTACGATGAAACTGCTGACCGGCTTTCTGTCCCCCAGTGAAGGTCAGGCCCGCGTCGGCGGGTTTGATGTCAGCACGCACCGGATTGAAGCCAGTCAGAAACTGGGCTATCTACCGGAAAACGGTCCACTCTACGAAGAAATGACGCCACTGGGCTTTCTGAAATACGTGGGTGGCGTGCGGGGCATGTCGAGTGCCGAGCTCAGTAACCGACTCGAGTTTGTGATGGAAAAGTGCGACTTGAGCACCGTCTGGAAAAAGCCGATTCGCAAACTCTCCCGCGGTTTTCGGCAACGTGTGGGCATGGCCCAGGCGCTGCTGCACGATCCGGACATCCTGATTCTGGATGAACCGACCAGTGGTCTCGACCCCAATCAGAACCAGTCCGTGCGTGACCTGATTCGCAGCCTGGGAAAAACCAAGACCATTCTGCTATCGACCCATATTCTGCAGGAAGTCAAAGCCGTCTGCAGCCGCGTGATCCTGATTAACCAGGGTTCGGTTGTATTCGATGGCCCAGTGGATGAGCTGGGTAACAGTCAGGAAGACATGGAAGAACGCTTCCACAAACTGACACACGCATAA
- a CDS encoding M50 family metallopeptidase, with translation MLGNVAPTEFDLRFSIFGIPIRVHPLFWVVAAFMGWNPDDLKFTWIWIACVFVSILVHELGHAIMAKIFGWPPQIILYHFGGLAVYQPYSGLTTQRSIIISAAGPMAGFILFGIVWVFRYYSIRFGLWDGFSPQARGYIGLAFYDLIFINLYWGLINLAPVLPLDGGHICEDICKSVKRYRGDILALQISMVVAGGLAVYFFSQHMRYAGIMFALFGVFNFQMYQQRNRSW, from the coding sequence ATGCTGGGAAATGTCGCTCCCACAGAATTTGATTTACGTTTTTCCATATTTGGCATTCCGATCCGCGTGCATCCACTGTTCTGGGTTGTGGCCGCCTTCATGGGCTGGAATCCGGATGATCTGAAATTTACCTGGATCTGGATCGCCTGCGTATTCGTCTCCATCCTGGTTCACGAACTGGGACACGCCATCATGGCGAAAATCTTCGGCTGGCCTCCCCAGATTATTCTCTATCATTTCGGCGGTCTGGCCGTCTATCAGCCGTATTCGGGGCTGACCACACAACGCTCGATCATCATTTCCGCCGCCGGCCCGATGGCCGGGTTTATCCTGTTCGGCATCGTGTGGGTCTTCCGCTATTACTCGATCCGCTTCGGCCTCTGGGACGGCTTCAGCCCACAGGCGCGAGGGTATATAGGCCTCGCCTTTTATGACCTGATCTTTATCAACCTCTACTGGGGGCTGATTAACCTGGCACCGGTACTCCCCCTGGATGGCGGACATATCTGCGAAGATATCTGCAAGTCGGTCAAACGTTACCGGGGCGATATCCTGGCGCTGCAGATATCGATGGTCGTCGCCGGCGGTCTGGCCGTTTATTTTTTTTCACAGCATATGCGCTACGCGGGAATCATGTTCGCACTGTTCGGCGTCTTCAACTTCCAGATGTACCAGCAGCGCAACCGGTCCTGGTGA
- a CDS encoding SurA N-terminal domain-containing protein produces MASPLELFRKNQKVLMVPLTILAMFAFIVLGQMNADQVPPILGMLFVGPLFWFLGKDRGKGKEFAVVGVVVGFLLGYMYMPRMGTANVVTSTAGEIDQQQYQIMLQNRQIANQFVAQSYFASLTEEEMQSARVPQGALFGFPFVQSTEDDMILEFLLRKEADQMQLVVSDDAVSNYISRYTNNKLSQDAFKRVCQQLGVTQGRIYEILRDQLKARLAFQLKSPEVSLTPDQYWNFYQKFNVREELEVAALPVEDFKKEIAEPTEAEMKAFYENYKAVMPNEKGPGAPGLLQPPKVKVEYLLADYEETEKQVKAVTEEEIKAFYEENKETLYKNNPIPNDPNMNFPGAPVAPQGDQPVEAPKPAAPKPAAEEKAPAKPEAPKADPAEKTKTPAPKAEEKPKTEAKPEAEKAKTESKDKTSALDSNQTTFVALLDEKQPAKPEPAKKESAAKEPEKKESAPAADTKPADKPAKPAAKPESKPAQPAEKPADKPADSQPESATTAAPPLEPYRPLNDELKSEIRDQLLRERTLELMQQKINAAATFMNDLSYKINSPATDENPPTPKEITEQLKSYAAKNKLVYNITPMMTARELMESEKYPLGTAREPTLNEFTAQPRTVLEQLFGTPMDQLYTTFEAEDSFSSALISYWKVAHTDTMVPKFDDPEIKQEIIAQIKTEKARPLAQKRAEELKALITKAKDEDMQTALKGQTITGKKEGSELLTQTTESFSWMRTSTAGASNPFAFPRPELSTISAIDGAGNDFMEQVFDNMQEGDVGVALNADKSICYVVKVINRIPSTPGGQTAMYQEFLKTDLFFFFSPYLPMAQQEQVQTIQNWGKDLLAKYNVQKHFETMDQEVEVVQE; encoded by the coding sequence ATGGCCTCGCCACTGGAATTGTTTCGTAAAAATCAAAAAGTATTAATGGTCCCCCTGACCATTCTGGCCATGTTCGCATTTATCGTGCTGGGCCAGATGAATGCAGACCAGGTACCGCCGATCCTGGGCATGCTCTTTGTGGGACCTTTATTCTGGTTCCTGGGAAAAGACCGTGGTAAAGGCAAAGAATTTGCCGTCGTCGGAGTCGTGGTCGGCTTTCTACTGGGCTACATGTACATGCCCCGGATGGGAACCGCGAATGTCGTCACCTCCACCGCAGGAGAAATCGACCAGCAGCAGTACCAGATCATGCTGCAGAACCGGCAGATCGCCAACCAGTTCGTCGCCCAGTCGTATTTCGCTTCGCTCACCGAGGAAGAAATGCAGAGCGCACGGGTGCCGCAGGGTGCCTTGTTCGGTTTTCCCTTTGTGCAGAGCACCGAAGACGACATGATCCTGGAATTCCTGCTCCGTAAAGAAGCAGACCAGATGCAACTGGTAGTCTCTGACGATGCGGTTTCCAATTACATCTCACGCTATACCAATAACAAACTGAGCCAGGACGCCTTCAAACGGGTCTGCCAGCAGTTGGGTGTCACCCAGGGACGGATTTATGAAATCCTGCGGGACCAGCTCAAAGCACGTCTTGCCTTCCAGCTGAAGAGCCCTGAAGTCTCGCTGACCCCGGATCAGTACTGGAACTTCTATCAGAAATTCAACGTACGCGAAGAACTGGAAGTGGCAGCCCTGCCGGTCGAAGATTTCAAGAAAGAGATCGCCGAACCGACCGAAGCTGAGATGAAGGCATTCTACGAAAATTACAAAGCGGTCATGCCCAACGAAAAAGGTCCGGGAGCACCGGGGCTGTTGCAGCCACCCAAAGTGAAAGTCGAATACCTGCTGGCCGACTACGAAGAGACCGAAAAGCAGGTAAAGGCTGTTACAGAAGAAGAGATCAAAGCGTTCTACGAAGAGAACAAGGAAACGCTTTACAAAAATAATCCGATCCCCAACGATCCGAACATGAACTTCCCGGGAGCTCCTGTCGCTCCGCAGGGAGATCAACCGGTCGAAGCCCCGAAGCCTGCCGCTCCTAAACCAGCTGCTGAAGAGAAAGCACCTGCGAAGCCAGAAGCTCCCAAGGCAGACCCAGCGGAGAAAACCAAAACACCTGCTCCCAAGGCTGAGGAAAAACCCAAGACCGAAGCGAAACCGGAAGCAGAGAAAGCCAAAACAGAATCGAAAGACAAAACGAGTGCCCTCGATTCCAACCAGACAACTTTCGTAGCACTGCTGGATGAAAAGCAGCCTGCTAAACCAGAGCCTGCCAAGAAAGAGTCTGCAGCCAAGGAACCTGAAAAGAAAGAATCGGCTCCCGCTGCAGATACGAAGCCGGCTGATAAGCCTGCGAAACCAGCTGCGAAGCCCGAAAGCAAACCAGCACAGCCAGCTGAGAAACCTGCTGACAAACCGGCAGACTCTCAACCGGAAAGTGCAACGACGGCTGCACCTCCGCTGGAACCATACCGTCCACTCAACGATGAGTTGAAAAGTGAAATTCGCGATCAGCTGCTGCGGGAACGCACCCTGGAACTGATGCAGCAGAAGATCAACGCAGCCGCGACCTTCATGAACGACCTGAGCTACAAGATCAACAGCCCTGCTACCGATGAGAATCCTCCGACACCGAAGGAGATCACCGAGCAGCTCAAGAGCTATGCAGCCAAGAACAAGCTCGTGTATAACATCACCCCCATGATGACCGCCCGGGAACTCATGGAGTCTGAGAAATACCCGCTGGGTACTGCACGTGAACCCACTCTGAATGAATTCACGGCACAGCCGCGAACCGTGCTCGAGCAGCTGTTCGGCACCCCCATGGATCAGCTTTACACGACTTTCGAAGCGGAAGATTCCTTCTCCAGTGCTTTGATTTCTTACTGGAAAGTCGCTCATACCGACACGATGGTGCCTAAGTTCGACGATCCCGAAATCAAGCAGGAGATCATTGCCCAGATCAAAACTGAAAAAGCCCGTCCGCTGGCTCAGAAACGGGCAGAAGAACTCAAGGCTTTGATCACTAAAGCGAAAGACGAAGACATGCAGACTGCTCTGAAGGGGCAGACCATCACCGGCAAAAAAGAGGGATCGGAACTGTTAACGCAGACCACCGAATCCTTCAGCTGGATGCGGACCTCGACAGCCGGTGCAAGCAACCCGTTCGCTTTCCCCCGGCCTGAACTCTCGACGATTTCTGCCATCGATGGAGCCGGCAACGACTTCATGGAACAGGTCTTCGACAACATGCAGGAAGGGGATGTGGGCGTGGCTCTGAATGCCGACAAGTCGATCTGCTACGTGGTCAAAGTCATCAACCGGATTCCGTCCACACCGGGCGGCCAGACTGCCATGTACCAGGAATTCCTGAAAACGGACCTGTTCTTCTTCTTCTCACCTTACCTGCCGATGGCTCAGCAGGAGCAGGTGCAGACAATCCAGAACTGGGGCAAAGATCTGCTGGCGAAGTACAACGTCCAGAAGCACTTTGAAACTATGGATCAGGAAGTCGAAGTCGTTCAGGAGTAA
- a CDS encoding reverse transcriptase family protein has protein sequence MGLFDFIRQLFGSPPDRSGQAADPDPVPEPAPHEPPQKRRPVRLQPLRYPKRRPRTEYNIEEVPAPPYELARYGAMTGHYFDMTQDTDAEQLSRHELPQFATPLELAQWLEIPLGKLAWLTHRYNHSDGPEDVKESHYTYHWLPKRNGFRLIEAPRPFIKMAQQQIQQEILSRIPMHHSAHGFVSGHSPVTNARPHAGKRVVLKFDLENFYANVKFSRVVSIFRSLGYCREAALWLARLTTSAIPANLPFPDGTLRPLLPYLPRHLPQGAPTSPALANLSAYSLDVRLSGLARSFGADYTRYADDLTFSGSEAFLRSLKVFIPLVQQVIRSERFQVNLSKRRVIRNNQRQTVTGVVVNEHTNVSRKEFDRLKAILTNCIRQGPETQNREQHPDFANHLRGKIAHVQQLNPNRGQRLLHLYEQIRW, from the coding sequence ATGGGCTTATTTGATTTTATTCGCCAGCTCTTCGGGTCCCCTCCCGACCGCTCCGGTCAGGCAGCGGATCCCGATCCTGTCCCTGAGCCGGCCCCCCACGAACCACCTCAGAAGCGACGCCCCGTCCGTCTGCAGCCGCTCCGCTATCCCAAGAGACGACCACGGACTGAGTACAATATTGAAGAGGTCCCAGCGCCCCCCTACGAGCTGGCCCGCTACGGTGCCATGACCGGTCATTATTTTGACATGACCCAGGACACGGATGCAGAGCAGCTGAGTCGCCATGAACTGCCTCAGTTCGCGACGCCATTGGAACTGGCACAGTGGCTGGAAATTCCACTGGGAAAACTCGCCTGGCTGACACATCGTTACAATCACAGCGACGGTCCGGAAGATGTAAAGGAGTCGCATTACACTTATCACTGGTTGCCCAAACGAAACGGGTTTCGGTTGATTGAAGCGCCGCGTCCGTTTATCAAAATGGCTCAGCAGCAGATCCAGCAGGAAATCTTAAGTCGGATCCCCATGCACCATAGTGCCCACGGTTTTGTCTCGGGGCATTCGCCCGTGACCAATGCCCGACCGCATGCAGGCAAACGGGTGGTGTTGAAATTCGACCTGGAAAACTTCTATGCGAACGTGAAGTTCTCGCGCGTGGTTTCGATTTTTCGCAGTCTGGGTTACTGCCGGGAAGCCGCCCTCTGGCTGGCACGTCTGACGACTTCAGCGATTCCGGCGAACCTGCCCTTTCCCGATGGGACACTGCGGCCACTGCTCCCCTATCTGCCACGTCACCTGCCACAGGGCGCACCAACGTCCCCTGCTCTGGCGAATCTGTCAGCTTACTCACTGGATGTGCGACTGTCGGGACTGGCACGATCCTTTGGAGCCGATTACACACGCTATGCAGACGACCTGACCTTCTCGGGGTCGGAAGCATTTCTGCGATCATTGAAGGTGTTTATCCCGCTGGTCCAGCAGGTGATCCGTTCGGAGCGCTTTCAGGTGAATCTGTCGAAACGACGAGTGATCAGAAATAATCAGCGGCAGACCGTCACGGGCGTTGTTGTGAACGAACACACGAATGTGTCCCGCAAGGAATTTGACCGTCTGAAAGCGATTCTCACGAATTGCATCCGCCAGGGCCCAGAAACACAAAACCGGGAACAGCATCCTGATTTTGCAAATCATCTGCGGGGTAAAATCGCTCACGTGCAGCAGCTCAACCCGAATCGTGGTCAGCGTTTACTGCATCTCTACGAACAGATTCGCTGGTAA
- a CDS encoding DNA topoisomerase I: MRSDQQGDEFMLTPFDQIGFAVGGLIRILFSYLSPMFPYLRNVLKPLTRFFVGLIAIPIFHLFMNKVVRVQEIDEELEKDLEQWFRGSLLLLVATKNMEAALFSWLPNVQPEESSNPVLMGFRIMLVIGVIEVMPDQELFSIIHPGPPKLELSREYGIWRELKEKWRAILKGFVCQHINRSSPVFAILSAIAVDTVGWVCYGMAIAQYLIIGLVTSRDRALDVLSEFDRQVNQRRRELIEEFDLDESEVEAADRKNCAEKLDSETTPAEADTDQSKASA, encoded by the coding sequence GTGCGTTCTGATCAGCAGGGAGACGAATTCATGCTGACGCCCTTCGACCAGATTGGATTTGCTGTGGGTGGATTGATCAGAATCCTGTTTTCCTATCTAAGCCCCATGTTTCCCTACCTGCGAAACGTGTTGAAACCTTTAACACGTTTCTTTGTGGGGCTGATCGCAATTCCTATTTTTCATTTGTTCATGAACAAGGTCGTACGGGTTCAGGAAATTGATGAAGAGCTCGAGAAAGACCTGGAGCAGTGGTTTCGTGGTTCTCTGCTGCTGCTGGTTGCAACCAAAAACATGGAAGCAGCGCTCTTCTCCTGGCTGCCCAATGTGCAACCCGAGGAGAGCAGCAACCCGGTGCTAATGGGTTTCCGGATCATGCTGGTGATTGGTGTGATTGAAGTGATGCCCGATCAGGAACTGTTCTCGATTATTCACCCTGGCCCCCCGAAACTGGAGTTATCCCGGGAGTACGGAATCTGGCGTGAGCTGAAAGAAAAATGGCGGGCCATTCTTAAAGGTTTTGTCTGCCAGCATATCAATCGTTCGTCACCCGTCTTTGCAATCCTGTCTGCGATCGCCGTCGATACCGTGGGCTGGGTCTGTTACGGCATGGCGATCGCTCAGTACCTGATCATTGGCCTGGTGACCTCACGCGATCGCGCGTTGGATGTGCTCTCGGAATTTGACCGCCAGGTTAACCAGCGGCGACGGGAACTGATAGAAGAATTCGACCTGGATGAATCCGAGGTTGAAGCAGCCGACCGTAAAAACTGCGCTGAGAAACTCGATAGCGAGACAACGCCTGCCGAGGCGGACACCGATCAGTCGAAGGCGTCCGCCTGA
- the topA gene encoding type I DNA topoisomerase translates to MKALVIVESPAKAKKIGSYLGSDYKVLASMGHVRDLPAKASDVPSEFKKKHKWATLGVNVESEFEPYYLVPKEKKKTVKELKDALKDAEELILATDEDREGESIGWHLTELLKPKVPVKRMVFSEITEEAIKEAIENPRELDLNLVSAQETRRVLDRLYGFTLSPLLWKKVSRGLSAGRVQSVAVRILVQRELERLAFRSGTYWDLKALLKTDEGAEFESMLMTVGGKKVASGKDFDESTGKLKEGADVLLLNEQQTEELLERVQKSDWTVTSVEQRMQSRKPPAPFTTSTLQQEGNRKLNMSARETMQVAQRLYEDGHITYMRTDSVNLSNEAITSARQRIEDLYGQDYLSQDIRRFETSSKGAQEAHEAIRPAGKLMKTAEELNLKGQQAKLYAMIWKRTMATQMEEARLRFQTVTITADDAEFRATGRHVEFPGFFRAYVEGVDDPEAALDDSESMLPPLEENQKLDPSQVEPLKHETKPPARYTEATIVRKMESEGVGRPSTYASIISTIQDRGYVNKSGSQLVPTFTALAVTRLLEKFFPNLVDLQFTAAMEQELDDIAVGEGDRLPYLNHFYRGKEGLDEQVKTKEETIDAREICTLDLDGIESAVRVGRYGPYVTDENVEEPVSASIPENIAPADLTNELAQKLIRQKSEGPKALGMHPEENSPIYKLHGPFGPYLQLGDVTEDGPKPKRVSIPKTVDPDDVDLDQALKYLSLPRFLGEHPETGKKVNAGIGRFGPYVLHDKVYKSLTKDDDVLTIELDRAVELLKQARRRSAPTPIRELGKHPEDEEQVAIFDGRYGPYVKHGKINATIPKEYEVENVTLEQAVEWLEAKAAKKGVKKKAKKATKKKTATKKSAAKKTTKKAAAKKKTTKKKAAKKATKKKAAEKKEDDE, encoded by the coding sequence CTGAAAGCTTTGGTGATCGTGGAATCACCTGCCAAGGCAAAGAAAATCGGCAGCTATTTAGGCAGTGATTATAAGGTACTGGCCAGTATGGGCCACGTGCGCGACCTGCCTGCCAAAGCTTCCGATGTTCCTTCCGAATTCAAGAAGAAACACAAATGGGCCACCCTCGGGGTCAATGTTGAATCGGAATTCGAACCGTATTACCTGGTTCCCAAGGAAAAAAAGAAGACGGTCAAAGAACTCAAAGATGCTTTAAAGGACGCTGAAGAGCTGATTCTCGCGACCGACGAAGACCGCGAAGGAGAAAGCATCGGCTGGCATCTCACCGAGCTGCTTAAACCCAAAGTGCCTGTAAAACGCATGGTTTTCTCGGAAATCACCGAAGAAGCCATCAAGGAAGCCATCGAAAATCCACGTGAACTTGACCTGAACCTGGTTTCCGCACAGGAGACCCGCCGGGTCCTGGACCGTCTGTATGGGTTTACACTGAGTCCCCTGCTGTGGAAAAAAGTTTCCCGCGGACTCTCCGCCGGTCGCGTGCAGTCTGTCGCGGTTCGTATCCTGGTTCAGCGGGAACTGGAACGCCTGGCGTTTCGCAGCGGTACCTACTGGGACTTGAAAGCCCTGCTCAAAACGGACGAAGGGGCCGAATTCGAATCGATGCTGATGACCGTCGGCGGAAAGAAAGTCGCCAGTGGTAAAGACTTCGACGAATCCACCGGGAAACTCAAAGAGGGCGCCGACGTCCTGCTGCTCAACGAACAGCAGACCGAAGAACTCCTGGAACGCGTTCAAAAATCGGACTGGACCGTCACCTCCGTCGAACAGCGGATGCAGTCACGCAAACCCCCCGCACCGTTCACCACCAGTACGCTGCAACAGGAGGGGAACCGGAAGCTGAACATGTCGGCCCGGGAAACCATGCAGGTCGCCCAGCGGCTCTACGAAGACGGTCACATTACTTACATGCGTACTGACAGTGTGAACCTCTCCAACGAAGCGATAACAAGTGCCCGTCAGCGGATTGAAGATCTCTACGGCCAGGATTACCTCAGCCAGGACATCCGCCGCTTCGAGACCAGTTCCAAAGGGGCACAGGAAGCTCACGAAGCGATCCGTCCTGCCGGTAAACTGATGAAAACCGCTGAGGAACTGAACCTCAAAGGACAACAGGCCAAACTCTATGCCATGATCTGGAAACGGACGATGGCCACCCAGATGGAAGAAGCCCGCCTCCGCTTCCAGACCGTTACGATTACAGCAGACGACGCTGAATTCCGGGCTACCGGCCGCCATGTCGAGTTCCCCGGTTTCTTCCGTGCCTATGTGGAAGGGGTCGACGATCCCGAAGCCGCACTGGACGACAGTGAATCCATGCTGCCGCCTCTGGAAGAAAATCAGAAGCTGGATCCCAGCCAGGTCGAACCACTCAAGCACGAAACCAAGCCCCCCGCGCGGTACACGGAAGCCACGATTGTCCGCAAGATGGAAAGCGAAGGGGTGGGCCGTCCCAGTACCTACGCCTCCATTATCAGTACTATTCAGGATCGGGGCTACGTCAACAAATCAGGCAGTCAGCTCGTTCCAACCTTCACCGCGCTGGCGGTCACGCGACTCCTGGAAAAGTTCTTCCCGAACCTGGTCGACCTGCAGTTCACCGCTGCGATGGAACAGGAACTGGACGACATTGCCGTCGGCGAAGGGGATCGTCTGCCTTATCTGAATCATTTCTACAGGGGTAAGGAAGGGCTCGACGAGCAGGTCAAAACCAAGGAAGAGACCATCGATGCTCGCGAAATCTGTACCCTGGACCTGGACGGCATCGAGTCAGCAGTGCGTGTCGGCCGTTACGGACCGTACGTTACCGATGAAAATGTGGAAGAGCCCGTGTCGGCTTCGATTCCCGAAAATATCGCCCCTGCAGACCTGACCAACGAACTGGCTCAGAAACTGATTCGCCAGAAGAGCGAAGGTCCCAAGGCACTGGGGATGCACCCCGAAGAAAATTCACCCATTTACAAGTTGCACGGCCCCTTTGGACCGTACCTGCAGCTGGGCGATGTGACCGAAGACGGCCCCAAGCCGAAACGGGTCAGTATTCCGAAAACCGTGGACCCGGATGACGTCGACCTCGATCAAGCTCTGAAATACCTGAGCCTGCCCCGTTTCCTGGGAGAGCATCCCGAGACCGGCAAGAAGGTCAACGCAGGCATCGGACGCTTTGGACCCTACGTCCTGCATGACAAGGTCTATAAGTCTTTGACAAAAGATGATGACGTACTGACCATCGAACTGGATCGTGCAGTCGAACTGCTCAAGCAGGCCCGCCGGCGCAGTGCCCCGACTCCGATTCGCGAACTGGGTAAACATCCCGAGGACGAAGAACAGGTCGCCATCTTCGATGGTCGTTACGGACCTTACGTGAAACACGGAAAGATCAATGCCACGATTCCCAAGGAATACGAGGTCGAAAACGTAACCCTCGAGCAGGCCGTCGAATGGCTGGAAGCCAAAGCGGCTAAGAAGGGCGTCAAGAAAAAGGCGAAGAAAGCCACCAAAAAGAAAACGGCGACCAAAAAATCAGCCGCAAAGAAGACTACGAAAAAAGCAGCTGCCAAGAAAAAGACGACCAAGAAAAAAGCCGCCAAAAAAGCGACTAAAAAGAAAGCCGCTGAGAAAAAAGAGGACGACGAATAG
- a CDS encoding enolase C-terminal domain-like protein, translating into MAKSTDIKIVEAKFSTEQVPFRTPLKFGGRVMDSSVLLNVEVIVETRSGKQGIGIGSMPAGNIWAWPSSVVSPEDALKAMIEFLEEAVEIANICPEIAHPIDLMYHISAEYHFMAKKIAKKLGLAEEIPELAQLVASSPLDAAIHDGFGRANHINSYNGLSSEYMIHDLTEYLDDQFAGEYLDQYTLRDPKPTLPLYHLVGALDPITEADVAERIDDGLPETLGEWIKADGLTHLKIKLSGDNLDWDISRVIAVENEAAKAQAERGQDTWCYSLDFNEKCENVDYVLDFLNKVREQSPAAFDRVQYIEQPTNRDLKANPENKMHEAAKIKPVVIDESLVDYESLLLSRDLGYSGVALKACKGQTESLFLGAAAQKFDMFLCVQDLTCCGYSFLHSASLAARIPTVAAIEGNGRQYCPGPNKKWSRSYPGMFKLTDGTVKTGELNGDGLGF; encoded by the coding sequence ATGGCCAAGTCAACAGACATCAAAATTGTTGAGGCAAAATTTTCAACGGAACAAGTTCCCTTTCGCACGCCCCTGAAATTTGGTGGTCGGGTGATGGACAGCAGCGTGCTGCTGAACGTGGAAGTGATCGTTGAAACACGCTCAGGAAAACAGGGCATCGGAATCGGCAGTATGCCGGCCGGGAATATCTGGGCCTGGCCTTCCAGCGTGGTCAGTCCTGAGGATGCACTGAAAGCGATGATCGAGTTTCTGGAAGAAGCGGTGGAAATCGCCAATATCTGCCCGGAAATTGCTCATCCCATCGACCTGATGTATCACATTTCCGCCGAATACCACTTCATGGCCAAGAAAATTGCCAAGAAGCTGGGACTGGCGGAAGAGATCCCCGAACTGGCGCAGCTGGTCGCATCCAGCCCCCTGGACGCCGCCATTCACGATGGTTTCGGTCGGGCAAATCATATCAACAGCTACAACGGTCTGTCTTCAGAGTACATGATCCATGACCTGACGGAGTACCTGGACGATCAGTTCGCCGGCGAATACCTGGACCAGTACACGCTCCGCGATCCTAAACCGACTCTCCCCCTGTACCACCTGGTGGGAGCCCTGGATCCGATTACCGAAGCTGACGTCGCCGAGCGAATCGACGATGGACTGCCGGAAACCCTGGGCGAGTGGATCAAGGCTGACGGCCTGACCCATCTCAAGATCAAGCTGTCGGGCGACAACCTCGACTGGGACATCAGTCGTGTGATTGCGGTCGAAAATGAAGCCGCCAAGGCCCAGGCCGAACGGGGTCAGGATACCTGGTGCTATTCACTCGACTTCAACGAAAAGTGCGAGAACGTCGATTACGTACTGGACTTCTTGAACAAAGTTCGGGAACAGTCCCCGGCTGCCTTTGATCGGGTGCAGTACATCGAACAGCCGACCAATCGGGATCTCAAAGCCAACCCCGAAAATAAAATGCACGAGGCCGCCAAGATCAAACCGGTGGTGATTGATGAATCGCTGGTCGACTACGAATCGCTGCTCTTGAGCCGCGATCTGGGTTATTCCGGCGTGGCACTCAAAGCCTGCAAGGGTCAGACCGAATCGCTGTTCCTCGGGGCCGCTGCTCAGAAGTTCGACATGTTCCTCTGTGTGCAGGACCTGACCTGCTGCGGTTATTCGTTCCTGCACTCCGCAAGTCTGGCCGCCCGTATTCCGACGGTCGCGGCGATTGAAGGCAACGGCCGGCAGTACTGTCCGGGACCGAATAAGAAGTGGAGCCGCTCCTATCCCGGGATGTTCAAACTCACCGATGGTACTGTAAAGACCGGTGAGCTAAACGGAGACGGGCTGGGCTTCTAA